CTGGTTTTTCCGCACCCTTCCAAGCTCCATTATTGTCAATGGcatctttttctcctttttgcTCCCAATTCCTTGAATTTTCTCCTCCACCTGAGTGATTCTTTACTTTCTTGATGTCTTGTAGAAGTTCCTCTCTTGCTCTGTAAACAGAATCAACAGGATTGCTCTCTGACACCACTATTTTAATCCCAGGCCTCAATaattcttcccttttctttacaTTCACACCACAACCTACCACTCTATCTCCACTAAAAATAGTAGCTTTTGCGACTTGACTTGGAGAAGCAAGAGTAACAACTTTCTCATCATGGTTTCACCTAATGTATTTTCCCTACCAACATTTATCACGTCATCCACCCTTATAGCAACAACTCCTGCAACTTTCTCAGCAGTAGCTTCTGTGACTTTTGCAGTTTGGGTTAATTTATCAAAAACAGAACCTCTATCCCTTCCTCCGAACCTCCTTATCAATGCCTCTGTCAACTCTTTCCAAGAAGGGttcttggttttatttttccagACCTTGAGCCAATAGTTTGCGCCTCCTTCCATGCTAATGTAGGCCAATCTTAATTTTTCCCCTACTGCCACATTTTGGATCTCAAAAAATTTCTTTGCTCTAGATATCCATCCCTTTGGATCAATCCCCCCAAAAGTAGGCAATTCTACCTGCTTCCTCCACTTTCGTTGCCCTTTGACCTTGTCTTCCTCCAACTCTTCCTCTAAACcatctttctttcctttcatgatAGCTTTCTCACTTCTTTCTGAGCCCTTTATGTGAATCTTGATTTCTTgcaacatttcttttattttttggataTCTCTACTCCATTATGTCGTCCTCATATTTTGTTCGCTGGACCTCCTCTCCAAGGTATTGTCTCTTCTTTCTATGTTTTCACTCTTTCTTGATCACTTCTTGATCCGACACTCCTCTCCTAAGGATatcggcaggtcggaccaaactTGTTAGGCTTCTTTGCTCAAGAAGTCTGACAACGAACTACTCACACACAAAAACTAACAGAGACAACAAAAGAAAGTATGTTTATTGTTCTTCAACGAATGAAACAATCACTAGTACACCAAGGAAGCCTCTCTTCCTCTACTGGAACAAAGATCCAgtttaaatttacaaattcaAAAACTGACCCCCTGTACAAGTATAACCCCTATTTATAGTATTCCCTCCCCTTCTATACAAAACTATTCTAACTATCAAACAACTCTTCtcatttcctcttctttctaTTCTAAACCCATTATATCTTATCGCCTTATATCCTATCAGATGGTATAGTAATTAATTGTAAAAGCCAATAACAACACAATTCCAATTTTACATAGAGCATTTCCTCGTCTTAATTCATTGTTCACCACATTTGGCAATGGTGTCCATATTTGATTCCCTTTAAAGAATGATTCAAAGGAAACACGCCCTCTTTTCACTCGCTCTTTTGATTAAACTGTTATAATAAGGAAAGAAAGATGATTAATCCAACATTAGAAAACGAACCTGATGTTGGTGGCGCTTTAGGGATATGTTTGGCGATGGCGTGGGCACTATTACAGTTTGCGTGTCTGATTGCTGAGCTTCAACTTTAATATAGGTGACTGCAAATGAAGGCAAAAAGGGAggaataattttttgaaaaagaaaatattttaaaaaactgagcCAAAAATTATATCATGTGTAAATATTTACAATAGTATGCTCCTTAAGTAATTTTTGCATCCAAGTGTTTTGTGTGGTGAAAAGATCACAATACAGTCTTAATAACATAATCTGAACTAGAACCAACTTCGAGTTAGATACTTCCAGAACCACCTTGATTTGGTGGGTTGGCCTTGGTGCACTGACATCCAGTCTCCATCGAATGCATCTTTGAAGATATTTTCAGTAGATAATCAGGCTAAAATAAGGGAATATCGCATTAAACCATCAACCTTTCATATTGTATGTGTTTGTaaacaaaatcacaaatttgtaaatctaaaatcaaatattaccAAGCTTGTTGCAGCATTAAAAATCTTCTCTTCAAACCTTTGAGCAATCATATGAAGTTCTGGCAATACATCTTGACCAGAATCAGGCAGATGTCTTTTTAACAAGTCAACCCtatagaaaatgaagaaaagcaatgcaataacaaaataatacaaattatagaAAACACAAGGTCAATAAACAatcctaaaataatataagCTCGTTAAAGTGTTATCATATATAGTAGAATTGATATCTCAAGCAGCAGGGATTGGTTTTATAGCTTTGATAGTCTCTCCGTACAAATCTGATGATAATGATTGAAAATGAATAAGAGCAATAATACATAGTTCCAAGGAGAGTTACAAAGAACATAAGAAGAGAAAATACTTTTGCTCATTAAAATagttctttgttttctttattttacacTTCCTAGACTTGTAAAGCGTAGAATCCATGTCCTCTAATTTCTTTGTAATATCAATGGCAAGGATAAATTCAACTCCAATTGTTATCTTGCTTCATATGAATTTATGCTTCCTTTACATATATGACCTCTATTACAAACAtgagaaaaaattgtttataacaATTCTACAGTTTTCCATTAAATATCCATCTGTCACACATTCCctataaagagaaaatatgtataAGCTATTTAAGAGCAAAATACACAATCGTAAATCAGTATGCAAAGACAAACATGTTTCTATGTGAAAACGATGGCAACCTCCAACTGAACACaccaaatgaaaataatgatagCACGTGTAAAATAATAACAGAACATGGAAAAAATAAACTGAGCCCTGCTCCTCCTTTGAGACATCTAAAATGATTAAACAAGTGCATATTCTACAGATACACCCATGACAGCAAAAGTTTATTCTAACAGATTGtgcaataacaaaaaataattgaaaaactttCAAGTTGTGTTTATCGGTGATATAGTGTTCAACACCCAAGTATGACTATATCCTACTCCAAGGTTGTTAAAGTCACAATACTACCTAGGAACaagagatagagaaaatcagTAACTTGAATCATAAGATCCTAAGTTTTgatctaataattattataaataacatatatgcATAAAGCAAACAGATAAAGAAAACAACCTCATCtcattaaaaaacttaaattgaaaattcacaatgatagatttttaaaaaactagagagagaaattaaaattcgtatcaagatagaaataattcattaaaattaataaaataattgataatagaattaaattcaataacaagtcaaaaagataattttagaacaaatctgaattataaaagggtgattaaaaaatttatttagcAATCCCACCACTGAGAGAAGCTAAAGCATAGaattaaaagatagaaaagagtGGGATGAGATGCGAGGGACAGACCAAGGTTCGGTAGCAGAAACACAACCTAATGCTAGGTAACAGTGATTGgctaagaaaaaaatgaaaatacagaAATTGAGATAATGGGTAGCAGGAGCAACTACAGTGTAATAACCAGCAATGATTACAGTAAAAGTAGCTTCACAAGGTAGAGTTTCAGCACTTGCATATATGAATTCTAtagaaaacataagaaaaaaaattctactaACAGTATTATAGTTTTCCATTAAATATCCCTCTGCCACACATTCTCTATGAGGAGAAAATATGTATACGGAGGAGCTTTGGCCGTTGCACAGAAAGAACAGACAATACAATTGAGTGATTTTAAAGGGGATAAGGCAGTGAATGGCAAGGAACATTTGACAATAGGAAAGAAAGAGGATCATTTTGGGTGCACTCTGATGATGATCCCATGATTGAGCATGGTAAGATCAGCTTGTCCAGGACCGTGAACTTGTAAAATGATTCGATCTTATAAGGTGCAGATGACTTTAACAAAATTGTACCACTAATCCATTGATTAGCGTGTGCAATGCCGACACGCTAAACCTCATCTCTACACTTTTATCATGACATTAAAAGcaatgaaacaatttttcattaaatattagttttaaactaaatttaaaaatgtttacacAATATGACGCTGCTATCAATGTTCTTTAATATACATTTGTTTATTAATTGAAAAGAAGACAAGAAGAGTCCTCAGCACAATGTTGGTAATCTATGAATCGTTCATTAACTTctcttgagaaaaaaaaataaagtaaaattccATCTGATAGACATTATTAAAACTGAATCTTACATCTTGTCGATGTTCATTTGGCGTGTCTCTGGATGCAGTCCATTCCAATGACTATAGCCTTCAGTACCTTGATTAGGTCTCCCATCATCGTTATTcatctaatttttataaacggAAACACCAACACCATAGTATTATTGTCAAATAGGATTCCTAAAGAAGGtgcaaaagataaatataaatgtatgaaatattaggaaaataagaccaaatatttttttcctcaatGGACAAAGTACATAGGCTTATACGACTTATAATGTCAATCCAACATGTTTAAACCTATTATGCATgcaaatacattaattttataacaaatacaaatatgGATGGTATagtaattaattgaaaaagcCAATAACAACACAATTCCAACTTTACATCAAGTCTTTCCTCATCTTAATTCGTTGTTTAAAAGCGTACCCTCTTTTCACTCTTTTAGCTCGCTCTTTCCATTAAACCGTTATAATAAGGAAAGAGACAATTAATCCAACATTAGAAAACGGACCTGATGGTAGTGGCGCTTTAGGGATTTTTTCGGCGATGGCATGGGCACTATTACACGTTGCGTGTCTAACTGTTTAGCTTCAACTTTAATGTTGGTGACTGCAAATGGAGGCAAAGGCATTTTAATTGTAAGCACTAAAGTCTTCTGACATCCAGTAACATATGTAacaccaaacaaaaataaaatgatcacGACACTAGATCTTTTAACTTAAATAGCACACATGaatcaaaaatatttcttgaatgaaatattgttaaatatttatacagataatacaagtttttttatatttttagattaaaatttagtttcttGAAAGCCAAATTCTGACAtcggattgaaaaaaaaaaaatcaagttctGAACTGAACCTCTaccttttactttttcattttaaaaaaaaggggagaatattttttttgaaaagaaaaattaaaaagtaactCGAGAGTACTCGAAAACCGACTAACCCAACAACTGTaccatattaataaatatttagaatacTATGCTCCTTCAGAAAGATTTTGCGTCCATGTGTGTATTTGGGTGAAAAAATCACATAATACAGTTCTTATAACTAAATCTCAACTAGAAACAACTCCTAGTTAACCACCTTGATTTGGTGGGTTGGCCCTGATGTCTTGGGATTTAGTCTCCATCACATCTATCTTTGaagatattttcaataaataatcaGGCTGAAACATGGAATATCACATCAAACCATCAACCTTTCGTATTGTATGTgtttgtaaatataataataaattttcgaATATAAAATCAAATGCATACCCAACTTGTTGCAGTGGTAAAAATCTTCTCTTCAAACCTTTTAGCATCTAAATGAAGTATATGCAATTCCTTTTCACCATAACCAGGACTATGTTTTTTTAACGAGTCCATTCtata
This genomic stretch from Vigna radiata var. radiata cultivar VC1973A chromosome 7, Vradiata_ver6, whole genome shotgun sequence harbors:
- the LOC106765876 gene encoding uncharacterized protein LOC106765876 isoform X1, giving the protein MDNDNGRPNQEANMDTKDWRNGLPQESRERIFNQMVVYKPNGMDSLKKHSPGYGEKELHILHLDAKRFEEKIFTTATSWPDYLLKISSKIDVMETKSQDIRANPPNQVTNIKVEAKQLDTQRVIVPMPSPKKSLKRHYHQMNNDDGRPNQGTEGYSHWNGLHPETRQMNIDKMVDLLKRHLPDSGQDVLPELHMIAQRFEEKIFNAATSLPDYLLKISSKMHSMETGCQCTKANPPNQVTYIKVEAQQSDTQTVIVPTPSPNISLKRHQHQMDNDNERPNQGTETICHWRDGLHPEIRQINAIKIMNVFKRHIPYPSQEFLHDLQKIAQRFEEKIFTTATSQSDYLRKISLKMFTMETKPQRSMTNNPNQGYFWFSLNN
- the LOC106765876 gene encoding uncharacterized protein LOC106765876 isoform X2; this encodes MDNDNGRPNQEANMDTKDWRNGLPQESRERIFNQIMDSLKKHSPGYGEKELHILHLDAKRFEEKIFTTATSWPDYLLKISSKIDVMETKSQDIRANPPNQVTNIKVEAKQLDTQRVIVPMPSPKKSLKRHYHQMNNDDGRPNQGTEGYSHWNGLHPETRQMNIDKMVDLLKRHLPDSGQDVLPELHMIAQRFEEKIFNAATSLPDYLLKISSKMHSMETGCQCTKANPPNQVTYIKVEAQQSDTQTVIVPTPSPNISLKRHQHQMDNDNERPNQGTETICHWRDGLHPEIRQINAIKIMNVFKRHIPYPSQEFLHDLQKIAQRFEEKIFTTATSQSDYLRKISLKMFTMETKPQRSMTNNPNQGYFWFSLNN
- the LOC106765876 gene encoding uncharacterized protein LOC106765876 isoform X4, translating into MDNDNGRPNQEANMDTKDWRNGLPQESRERIFNQMVVYKPNGMDSLKKHSPGYGEKELHILHLDAKRFEEKIFTTATSWPDYLLKISSKIDVMETKSQDIRANPPNQVTNIKVEAKQLDTQRVIVPMPSPKKSLKRHYHQMNNDDGRPNQGTEGYSHWNGLHPETRQMNIDKMVDLLKRHLPDSGQDVLPELHMIAQRFEEKIFNAATSLPDYLLKISSKMHSMETGCQCTKANPPNQVTYIKVEAQQSDTQTVIVPTPSPNISLKRHQHQMDNDNERPNQGTETICHWRDGLHPEIRQINAIKIRLLKDLKRRFLLLQQASLIIYGKFL
- the LOC106765876 gene encoding uncharacterized protein LOC106765876 isoform X5; the protein is MDNDNGRPNQEANMDTKDWRNGLPQESRERIFNQMVVYKPNGMDSLKKHSPGYGEKELHILHLDAKRFEEKIFTTATSWPDYLLKISSKIDVMETKSQDIRANPPNQVTNIKVEAKQLDTQRVIVPMPSPKKSLKRHYHQMNNDDGRPNQGTEGYSHWNGLHPETRQMNIDKMVDLLKRHLPDSGQDVLPELHMIAQRFEEKIFNAATSLPDYLLKISSKMHSMETGCQCTKANPPNQVTYIKVEAQQSDTQTVIVPTPSPNISLKRHQHQMDNDNERPNQGTETICHWRDGLHPEIRQINAIKMVLDKLNLLRVRSV
- the LOC106765876 gene encoding uncharacterized protein LOC106765876 isoform X3 gives rise to the protein MDNDNGRPNQEANMDTKDWRNGLPQESRERIFNQMVVYKPNGMDSLKKHSPGYGEKELHILHLDAKRFEEKIFTTATSWPDYLLKISSKIDVMETKSQDIRANPPNQVTNIKVEAKQLDTQRVIVPMPSPKKSLKRHYHQMNNDDGRPNQGTEGYSHWNGLHPETRQMNIDKMVDLLKRHLPDSGQDVLPELHMIAQRFEEKIFNAATSLPDYLLKISSKMHSMETGCQCTKANPPNQVTYIKVEAQQSDTQTVIVPTPSPNISLKRHQHQMDNDNERPNQGTETICHWRDGLHPEIRQINAIKIQEFLHDLQKIAQRFEEKIFTTATSQSDYLRKISLKMFTMETKPQRSMTNNPNQGYFWFSLNN
- the LOC106765876 gene encoding uncharacterized protein LOC106765876 isoform X6, which codes for MGDLTKKPIWILRIGEMDCRKSHAKEFSTRFTNIKVEAKQLDTQRVIVPMPSPKKSLKRHYHQMNNDDGRPNQGTEGYSHWNGLHPETRQMNIDKMVDLLKRHLPDSGQDVLPELHMIAQRFEEKIFNAATSLPDYLLKISSKMHSMETGCQCTKANPPNQVTYIKVEAQQSDTQTVIVPTPSPNISLKRHQHQMDNDNERPNQGTETICHWRDGLHPEIRQINAIKIMNVFKRHIPYPSQEFLHDLQKIAQRFEEKIFTTATSQSDYLRKISLKMFTMETKPQRSMTNNPNQGYFWFSLNN